The Plasmodium yoelii strain 17X genome assembly, chromosome: 8 genome includes a region encoding these proteins:
- a CDS encoding phosphoglycerate kinase, putative: MLGNKLTISDIPSVKNKKVLVRADYNVPIENGEVKDNTRIVATLPTINYLKKEGASKIILISHCGRPDGIKNLKYTLKPVADVLSKLLGENVLFLNDCVGDDIEKEINNAKEQSIILLENLRFHIEEEGKGVDAAGNKIKANKEDVEKFQNQLTKLGDVFINDAFGTAHRAHSSMVGIKLNVKASGFLMKKELEYFSKALENPQRPVLAILGGAKVSDKIQLIKNLLDKVDRMIIGGGMAYTFKRVLKNMEIGDSLFDEAGSKIVNEIMEKAKSKNVQICLPIDFKIADKFDNNANTKFVTDEEGIPDKWMGLDAGPKSIESYKDVILGSKTIIWNGPQGVFEMENFAKGSIQCLELVIQATQNGAITIVGGGDTASLVEQQKKKDQISHVSTGGGASLELLEGKELPGVVALSNK; this comes from the coding sequence atgttaggaAACAAACTTACAATATCTGATATCCCCAGtgtcaaaaacaaaaaggtTTTAGTAAGAGCAGATTATAATGTACCTATTGAAAATGGGGAAGTAAAAGATAACACAAGAATTGTTGCAACATTACCAactattaattatttaaaaaaagaaggtgcttcaaaaataattttaatttcacATTGTGGTAGACCAGATGGAatcaaaaatttaaaatatacattAAAGCCAGTAGCTGatgttttatcaaaattattaggagagaatgtattatttttaaatgattgTGTTGGAGATGatatagaaaaagaaataaataatgctAAAGAACaatctattattttattagaaAACTTAAGATTTCATATTGAAGAAGAAGGTAAGGGTGTTGATGCTGCAgggaataaaataaaagcaaATAAAGAAGATGTTGAAAAATTTCAAAATCAACTTACAAAATTAGGAGATGTATTTATTAATGATGCATTTGGAACAGCACATCGTGCACATAGTAGTATGGTTGGAATCAAATTAAATGTTAAAGCATCTGGatttttaatgaaaaaagaaTTAGAATATTTTAGTAAAGCTTTAGAAAACCCACAAAGACCTGTATTAGCTATTTTAGGTGGTGCAAAAGTATCAGATAAAATTCAATTAATCAAAAATTTATTAGATAAAGTTGATAGAATGATTATTGGTGGTGGTATGGCATATACTTTTAAAcgtgttttaaaaaatatggaaattGGAGATTCTTTGTTTGATGAGGCAGGAAGTAAAATTGTAAATGAAATTATGGAGAAAGCAAAAAGTAAAAATGTACAAATTTGTTTACCAATAGATTTTAAAATTGCTGATAAATTTGATAATAATGCAAATACAAAATTTGTAACAGATGAAGAAGGAATACCTGATAAATGGATGGGATTAGATGCTGGACCTAAAAGTATTGAAAGTTATAAAGATGTTATTTTAGGCTCTAAAACTATTATATGGAATGGTCCACAAGGTGTTTTTGAAATGGAAAATTTTGCTAAAGGAAGTATACAATGTCTTGAATTAGTTATTCAAGCAACACAAAATGGAGCTATTACAATTGTAGGAGGAGGCGATACAGCTTCTTTAGTAGAacaacaaaaaaagaaagatcAAATTAGCCACGTTTCAACTGGTGGTGGAGCATCTCTCGAATTATTAGAAGGAAAGGAGTTACCTGGTGTTGTAGCTTTatcaaacaaataa
- a CDS encoding para-aminobenzoic acid synthetase, putative: MIKPVISLFIDNFDSYSYNIIYFLQKINGIKPIVIYPDEINYDEFLEKYNNKIDNIIISPGYGNPEENKYNNLIINILKNNLNIPILGICYGHQLICNFYGGKIKKVKNMFHGNINIIHINKDENGKYCNLFNNIKNDFKATCYNSLKVSKHINTSILDIICYSIYLNEYILMGIKHKQLPYYSVQYHPESVVSEYSYQFFENFKNITIDYHKKNKTIRFRQLENDLFQTYIKNKQISDINNVKDISFNNCLNNASEKMYELKIVKVIGIENLCNISYDIFQNVFYNKDDICFWLDSNNEILYEQNQGEKNQGEKNQGEKNQGEKNQGEKNQGEKNQGEKNQGEKNQGEKNQGEKKQGEKNGIFNDIVNSSRFSYMGNARGTLSDVVEYYFVTPGNDGEKGGKNEYGAIINLKRKDRNKTTSHFSHQTQNNISEKNNCLNFDEENNTYEYQEIIKPNNCLVKYLNKKLEKYKNNFNINLSTFDINENIKNNDSNYSYSPFDKDDFIFNNKDTCLLGYIGLFNYEYKYETIKFLYGKNFEHAKNKDNEYLPVSFFIFPQNFIALDLVTNCLYLICLEPTKEEKEENGEKDEKDEKDEKGETTKARPSDCSHEMENERIPKFANKINKPCDKICASIKKENEQWVQETLNKIVSIVNKRSDQIGEKNGNFGDEKNGNFGDEKNGNFGDEKNKIVFSSSLSKDKYIENVKKCKDKITNGYSYELCLTTSFKGKYYISDKNSIDMLDLYKYLRKINKVSYSCFINYNRKLIINKNKYENGKNKYFSEKLEFNILCLSPEEFLRKNKNNIIRSKPIKGTIKRGKTYEEDLKLIKELKNNKKEISENLMIVDLTTNDFHRLCKMDTVKVTKLFDIESYTFLHQMVSEIIGESNNSKDFSDAIINIFPGGSMTGSPKLISMAILQEIEELPRGIYSGSVGFISIEGNFIFNIIIRTAIIQNNIISIGAGGAITVKSDENAEYDEMVLKFKSISTPICSYFKERYNANVQYII; the protein is encoded by the exons atgataaaacCAGTCATTAGCTTATTTATTGATAACTTTGATTCTTATTcatacaatattatatattttttgcaaaaaataaatggaatAAAACCGATTGTTATATATCcagatgaaataaattatgatgaatttctagaaaaatataacaacaaaattgataatataataatatcacCTGGTTATGGAAACccagaagaaaataaatataataatttaataattaacatattaaaaaataatttaaatattccaATATTGGGAATATGTTATGGGCATCAATTAATATGTAATTTTTATGgaggaaaaataaaaaaagttaaaaatatgttccatggtaatataaatattatacatataaataaagatgaaaatggaaaatattgtaatttatttaataatataaaaaatgattttaaaGCAACTTGTTATAATTCATTAAAAGTGAGCAAACATATTAATACATCAATATTGGATATAATTTgttattctatatatttaaatgaatatatattaatgggAATAAAACATAAACAGCTTCCTTATTATTCTGTTCAATATCATCCTGAATCTGTAGTTAGCGAATATAGTTATCAGTTTTTTGagaattttaaaaatattactatagattatcataaaaaaaataaaacaattcgTTTCAGACAATTAGAAAACGATTTATTTCAAacttatattaaaaataaacaaatttctgatattaataatgtcAAAGATATATCTTTTAATAACTGTCTTAATAATGCAAGTGAAAAAATgtatgaattaaaaatagtcAAAGTTATTGGAATTGAAAATCTTTGCAATATTTCTTATgatatatttcaaaatgtTTTTTACAATAAAGATGATATATGTTTTTGGTTAGACAGCAATAAcgaaatattatatgaacaaaatcAAGGTGAAAAAAATCAAGGCGAAAAAAATCAAGGCGAAAAAAATCAAGGCGAAAAAAATCAAGGCGAAAAAAATCAAGGCGAAAAAAATCAAGGCGAAAAAAATCAAGGCGAAAAAAATCAAGGTGAAAAAAATCAAggtgaaaaaaaacaagGTGAAAAAAATGGCATATTTAATGATATAGTCAATAGTTCAAGGTTTTCTTACATGGGGAATGCTAGAGGAACACTCAGTGATGTTGttgaatattattttgtaactCCGGGAAATGATGGTGAAAAAGGTGGCAAAAATGAATATGGCgctataataaatttaaaaagaaaagacAGAAACAAAACAACTAGCCATTTTTCACACCAaacacaaaataatatatctgaaaaaaataattgccTCAATTTTGACGaggaaaataatacatatgaaTATCAAGAAATTATAAAACCTAACAATTGCTTagttaaatatttaaataaaaaattggaaaaatataaaaataattttaatataaatttatctacatttgacataaatgaaaatatcaaaaataatgatTCTAATTATTCTTATTCTCCTTTTGATAAAgatgattttatttttaataacaaaGATACATGTTTGTTAGGATATATTGGTCTTTTTAATTacgaatataaatatgaaactataaaatttttatatggtAAAAATTTCGAACatgcaaaaaataaagacaATGAATATCTTCCAgtgtctttttttattttccctCAAAATTTTATTGCACTAGATTTGGTAAcaaattgtttatatttgataTGCTTAGAACCGACAAAGGaggaaaaagaagaaaatggcGAAAAGGACGAAAAGGACGAAAAGGACGAAAAGGGCGAAACGACGAAAGCGAGACCGTCGGACTGTTCCCATGAAATGGAAAATGAAAGAATCCCCAAATttgcaaataaaataaataaacctTGTGATAAAATATGTGCATccattaaaaaagaaaatgaacaGTGGGTCCAAGAAACGCTCAATAAAATTGTGAGCATAGTGAATAAGCGGTCTGATCAGATTGGCGAAAAAAATGGCAACTTTGGGGACGAAAAAAATGGCAACTTTGGGGACGAAAAAAATGGCAACTTTGGagacgaaaaaaataaaatagtattTTCCTCATCTTTGAGCaaagataaatatattgaaaatgttaaaaagtgtaaagataaaataacaaatggTTATTCATATGAGCTTTGCTTAACAACATCATTTAAAGGAAAATATTACATCTCTGATAAAAATTCTATAGATATGCttgatttatataaatatttgagaaaaataaataaagtatCATATAgttgttttattaattataatagaaaacttattattaataaaaataaatatgaaaatggaaaaaataaatattttagtgAAAAATTAgagtttaatatattatgtttaaGTCCTGAAGAATTCTtacgaaaaaataaaaacaatattatcAGAAGTAAGCCAATTAAAGGTACAATAAAAAGAGGAAAAACATATGAAGAAGAtctaaaattaataaaagaattaaaaaataataaaaaagaaatatcaGAAAATTTAATGATTGTAGATTTAACAACTAATGATTTTCATAGATTATGTAAAATGGATACAGTTAAAGTAACCAAATTATTTGACATAGAATCTTATACTTTTCTCCATCAAATGGTATCAGAAATTATTGGGGAAAGTAATAATTCAAAAGATTTTTCAGATgctattataaatattttcccCGGTGGATCTATGACAGGTTCTCCTAAACTTATATCAATGGCCATTTTACAGga aaTTGAGGAGTTGCCAAGAGGGATATATTCAGGATCTGTTGGGTTCATATCTATAGAgggaaattttatttttaacataaTTATAAGAACTGCAATAATACAAAACAATATT aTTTCAATTGGAGCTGGAGGAGCTATTACAGTTAAGAGTGACGAAAATGCAGAATACGATGAAATGGTGTTAAAATTTAAGAGCATATCAACCCCAATTTG CTCATATTTTAAGGAACGATATAATGCCAATGTGCAGTATATTATTTAG
- a CDS encoding glutamine synthetase, putative: MKFISFSSPTELFDYINKKENDIEVVACIFTNLLGSFFKCFFYVNDISLNKLEKGFPFDASSIKLCSDAEVSDFYLRADYSTCYTEEFHGKQMLNVLCDIKRYNGLDYYKCPRTILKKACDLIKNDNIADNIYIGNEIEFFIFDKVNFLSDDYNTYLKIYDRESFSCKNYIPEVYNSNPINTIENCNNNNSNTNDERYSLQSLNSVFINDDTKKIKKKCGYFSTSPYDTSELIKVQICRDLNNLCINVQKYHHEVSTSQHEISLKYFNALKNADNLLIAKQIIKKNVHNFNRTATFMPKPLVNDNGNGLHCNISLWKNNKNIFYSDDPSTFFISKECFYFMNGIIKHTKALQALCNSTINSYKRLMPGFETCQKLFYSFGSRNAVIRLSLINYNSPLEKRIEFRLPDYANSPHLILAAIILAGYDGIRSKEKPLVPLESKNNEFFVSNVFEKYVSNNNNFRTLTNALKDYTDVHDVKENPEFRDFFKCEEPNDIAFSLKESLDALEQDHDFLTYNNVFTEEMIKEYIQFKREEIASFDKIVHPSEFIMYYGS, translated from the exons Atga aATTTATCAGTTTTTCTAGCCCAACCGAACTCtttgattatataaataaaaaagagaatGACATTGAAGTTGTAGCATGTATTTTTACAAACTTGCTCGGAAGCTTTTTTAAATgctttttttatgtaaatgATATATCTCTTAATAAGTTGGAAAAAGGGTTTCCATTTGATGCATCttcaataaaattatgttcTGATGCTGAAGTTAGTGATTTTTATTTAAGAGCTGATTATTCAACATGTTATACTGAAGAATTTCATGGAAAACAAATGTTAAATGTTTTATGTGATATAAAAAGATATAATGGATTAGATTATTATAAATGCCCTAgaactattttaaaaaaagctTGTGAtcttattaaaaatgataatatagcagataatatatatataggaaaTGAAAtcgaattttttatttttgataaagTAAATTTTTTATCTGATGATTATAATACgtacttaaaaatatatgatagaGAATCTTTTTcatgtaaaaattatataccaGAAGTGTATAATAGTAATCCAATAAATACAATCgaaaattgtaataataataatagtaatacaAATGATGAACGATATAGCTTACAAAGTTTAAATAGtgtttttattaatgatgatacaaaaaaaataaaaaaaaaatgtggatATTTTTCAACAAGTCCTTATGATACTTctgaattaataaaagttcAAATATGTCgtgatttaaataatttgtgtATCAATGTACAGAAATATCATCATGAAGTTTCAACTAGCCAACATGAAAtttctttaaaatattttaatgcaTTAAAAAACGctgataatttattaatagctaaacaaattattaaaaaaaatgtacataattttaatagaaCTGCAACATTTATGCCAAAACCCTTAGTAAATGATAATGGTAATGGATTACATTGTAATATATCATtatggaaaaataataaaaatattttttatagtgATGACCCatctacattttttatatcaaaagaatgtttttattttatgaatggAATTATAAAACATACAAAAGCATTACAAGCTTTATGTAATTCAActattaattcatataaaaGATTAATGCCAGGTTTTGAAACATgtcaaaaattattttattcttttgGATCAAGAAATGCTGTTATAAGATTATctttaattaattataatagtCCTCTGGAAAAAAGAATTGAATTTAGATTACCAGATTATGCAAACTCACCACATCTTATTTTAGCTGCTATAATTTTAGCTGGTTATGATGGTATACGATCTAAAGAAAAACCATTAGTACCTTTAGAATccaaaaataatgaattttttgtttcaaatgtttttgaaaaatatgttaGCAACAATAATAACTTTAGAACTCTTACCAACGCATTAAAAGATTATACAGATGTACATGATGTTAAAGAAAATCCAGAATTTAGAGACTTCTTTAAATGTGAGGAACCAAATGACATTGCCTTTTCACTAAAGGAAAGCTTAGATGCTCTTGAGCAGGACCATGACTTTTTAACTTACAACAACGTATTTACCGAG gAAATGATCAAagaatatatacaatttaagAGGGAAGAAATTGCATCTTTTGACAAAATCGTGCATCCTTCCGAATTTATCATGTATTATGGATCTTaa